A segment of the Asinibacterium sp. OR53 genome:
TACCCTTCTGCCACTGGGACATAAAGCTTCCAGGCTGATAGCATTGCCTGAAGAAGAACTGCAAAGTCTTGTTCTGAAAGCCACTGAGGCGCAGATTGACGCACCCATGCAGGCGCACATCAACAATATGGTAGCTGCTATGTTGTCTTTTGATGAAAATACGTTCGATAAAATCATCTCTTCGATGATCATCAAATTCGGACTGTATGAGGCTATGTTGCAACTTATTTACCCCTTCCTGCGCAAAACGGGCGTACTATGGACTACCAGTAACACCACCCCTGCGCAAGAGCATTTTGCCAGCAATCTCCTGCAACGAAAAATCCAGTCCGCCCTGGACGCCCTTCCATGCGCAAGTGATCTATCCAAACGTTTCCTGCTGTTCCTGCCACCCGGAGAAATGCACGAGATCGGACTTTTACTGAGCGATTATATCATCAGAAGCAAGGGGTTATCTACCATTTATCTCGGACGCGATTTGCCTTATGATAGCCTCGACTTTGCCTCGCAGCATGGCCGCGTTACGCACATGCTGACCTTTCTGACATCTGTAACAGATGCCCTGCAGCACGCGGAACATCTTGGAAAAATAGCGCACAAACAGCATTGTCAATTGCTCATCTGCA
Coding sequences within it:
- a CDS encoding MerR family transcriptional regulator codes for the protein MSVTEHYSIKEVEYLTGISAYSLRAWEKRYRALLPHRTVTNIRYYDGTQLRRLLNIATLLPLGHKASRLIALPEEELQSLVLKATEAQIDAPMQAHINNMVAAMLSFDENTFDKIISSMIIKFGLYEAMLQLIYPFLRKTGVLWTTSNTTPAQEHFASNLLQRKIQSALDALPCASDLSKRFLLFLPPGEMHEIGLLLSDYIIRSKGLSTIYLGRDLPYDSLDFASQHGRVTHMLTFLTSVTDALQHAEHLGKIAHKQHCQLLICSTLNSNTTPVSDHIHWLKEPGDLFTFL